In Rhodoferax sediminis, the sequence ATGTTGCTCCCGATGGCCGCCTGGATGGCGACGTCGTACATCTGGCGCGAGATGATCTCGCGCATCTTGGCCACCACGGCGCGGCCGCGGTACTGCGACTGGGAACGGTGCACGATGATGGACAGCGCGTCGACCTTCTCGCCGTTGAGCAAGATATCGACCTTGACCACGTCCGCCGCGCGGTACTCCTTGAACTCGTAGTCCATCGAGGCGTAGCCCCGGCTCACTGACTTGAGCTTGTCGAAGAAGTCGAGCACGATCTCGCCCAGCGGCAGTTCGTAGGTCAGCATCACCTGGCGCCCGTGGTACGCCATGTTCATCTGCACGCCGCGCTTCTGGTTGGCCAGCGTCATGACCGCGCCCACGTATTCCTGCGGCATGTACAGGTGCACCGTGACAATCGGCTCGCGGATTTCTTCCATGCGCCCCTGGTCCGGCATCTTCGCGGGGTTCTCCACCATCACGATTTCGCCATCGGCCTTGACGACCTGGTACACCACGCTCGGCGCCGTGGTGATCAGATCCTGATCGAACTCGCGCTCGAGCCGCTCCTGCACGATCTCCATGTGCAGCAGGCCCAGAAAACCGCAGCGAAAACCGAAGCCCAGCGCCTGCGAGACTTCGGGCTCGTAGTACAGCGAGGAGTCGTTCAGCTTGAGCTTTTCCAGGCTGTCGCGCAATCCTTCGTACTGGTTCGCCTCGGTCGGATACAGCCCGGCAAACACCTGCGGCTGGATTTCCTTGAAGCCGGGCAGCGCCTCGGTCGCGGTGAAGGCCGCGCCGCCGGTGCCGGGCCGGATCAATGTGATGGTGTCACCCACCTTGGCGGCCTGCAATTCGCGAATGCCGGCGATGATGTAGCCCACCTCGCCCGCCTCCAGTGCCGCGCGCGTCTCGTTGGCGGGCGTGAAGACGCCCAGGCTGTCGGCGTTGTACATGGCACCGGTAGCCATCATCTTGATACGCTCGCCTCTAGCCAGCCGGCCATCGACCACACGCACCAGCATCACCACGCCGACGTAGCTGTCGAACCAGCTGTCGATGATCATGGCGCGCAGCGGGCCCGCCGGATTGCCCCTGGGCGGCGGAATTCTGGCCACCACGGCCTCGAGGATTTCGTCGATGCCCATGCCGGTCTTGGCCGAACACGGAATCGCGTCGGTCGCGTCGATGCCGATCACGTCCTCAATCTCTGCTCGGGCGTTGTCGGGATCGGCGTTCGGCAAATCCATCTTGTTGAGCACCGGCACCACTTCGACGCCGAGATCGAGCGCGGTGTAGCAGTTGGCCACCGTCTGCGCCTCGACACCTTGCGATGCATCGACCACGAGCAACGCACCTTCGCAGGCGGAGAGCGAGCGGCTCACTTCATAAGAGAAGTCGACGTGGCCCGGTGTGTCGATCAAATTGAGGTTGTAGATCTGTCCATCGAGTGCCTTGTAATGCAGCGCAGCGGTCTGCGCCTTGATGGTTATCCCACGCTCTTTTTCGATGTCCATCGAGTCGAGCACCTGCGCCTGCATCTCGCGATCGGCAAGACCACCGCAGCGCTGAATCAAGCGGTCTGCGAGTGTCGACTTGCCGTGATCAATGTGCGCAATGATCGAAAAATTTCTGATGTGATTCATCAACGAAGAGCTTCAAGTGATTGAATTGAATGGGGTACGGAAATAAAAAAGGGCGCGTCGAGTTGTGACGCGCCCTGAACCAACAATCTATGGCAACTGCGATTAGTTGGAGCTTCATTGTAGGCAAAAAGTCCGGCGCGTACAGGCCCGACACCCGCCAAATCGGGTCGTTGCAACCTAACAACAAGAATTTTATTCACAGCTTATCAACAATTACCGTGGGTAAGACTCTGGACAACTTGTGGGTGATCTGTGGACCGACGGTGCACAGCCTGACTTCATCCCGCATCGTGGGTTTAGGCATTTTCAATATGTCGCTAATCACTGCTTTAGGCTGCAGATTCTATCCAAATTTGTAATTAACCCTTTTAGAAGTTAGTGATTACAAACAATAATCGACCCCGCAGCTTCAAAAAAATATTTTTTGCAGGCAGTCGTTTTAAGTCCACCACCCCCAAAAAACCCCAAACCCGAGTCCGGGCTGGGGCTTTACGAGCCCCCACATTTGCCACTGCGTGGCTGCATTGCATTGCCCCTCAAGGGGGCCAACCTGCTCGGGGCGGCCTTTCGCTGCGTTTGGAGATGGCCCCGGCCCGATCAACGCGCCTGCCGGATCAGGGCGTATTGCGCCCAGTCCCCACGGCGGAACAGCACATTCACCGGCTTGCTCTTGTCGGCCTTGGTGACGGCCGCGTCGAATTCCCTGACGTTGCTGACCGGCGTGTTGGCAACGGCCATAATCACATCGCCTTCACGCAGGCCCGCGCGCTGTGCTGCGTCGGTCACTGCGTCGACCTTCACGCCGCCCTTGAGCTTGAGCTCTTTTTTCTGCTCCGCCGACAGGTCACTGACCGACAGGCCCAGCGACTGCGCGGCGCTGGCGGCCTTCGGTTTTTCATTGCGGGCGGTGGTCTTGACGGTCTTGTCGGGTTCGATCTCCGCGATGGTGATAGCCAGATCCTTGGAGGCGCCGCGGCGGAACACCGTGAGTAGGCTGCGCGTGCCGGGCTTGGTGTTGCCCACCAGGCGCGGCAGGTCGGTCGCCTTGTCGATCGCCTTGCCGTCGAAGCGCGTGATGACGTCGCCCGGCTGCACGCCCGCCTTGTCGGCCGGCGAGCCGCTCTCGACGCCGCGCACCAGCGCCCCCACCGGCTTGCCCAGCCCGATCGACTCGGCCACGTCCTTGGTGACCTCGTCGATCTGCACGCCGATGCGCCCGCGCGACACGCGCCCGGTGGCACGCAGCTGGTCGCTCACGCGAATGGCCTCGTCCACGGGGATCGCAAACGAAATCCCCATGAAGCCGCCCGAGCGCGAGTAGATCTGGCTGTTGATGCCCACCACTTCGCCGCGCATATTGATCAGGGGGCCGCCCGAGTTGCCCGGGTTGATGGCCACGTCGGTCTGGATGAACGGCAGGTAGTCGCCGGTGTCGCGCTGCTTGGCGCTCACGATGCCGGCAGTCACGGTGTTTTCCAGGCCGAACGGCGAGCCGATCGCCATCACCCACTCGCCGACCTTGAGCTTGCCCACGTCGCCGATTTTCACGGCCGGCAGGCCGGTGGCGTCAATCTTCACCACGGCGATATCGCTGCGCTTGTCGGCGCCAATAATCTTGGCCTTGAACTCGCGCTTGTCGGTCAGCGTCACCATGACTTCGTCGGCGCCATCGACCACGTGCGCATTGGTCATGATGTAGCCGTCCGTGGTGAGGATGAAGCCGGAGGCAACGCCGCGCGGCTGCTCTTCTTCCGGTTGCGAGCGGTTCGGGCGCGGCGGTGACTGGCGCGGCGCGCCGGGCAGCGGCACGCCAAAAAAGCGCCGGAAGAATTCCTGCATGTCGGCGTCTGGATTGCTGCCCGCGTCGGCGTCGGCCGGCGCTTTCTCCAGCGTGCGGATGTTCACTACCGACGGCCCCACCTGCTCCACCAGATCGGTGAAGTCGGGCAGCGTGCGCGTTTGCGCCGCCACGGGCCCGGTCGGCACCAGGGCAGCCGTGCCGGCCGCCAGCGCGAGCGCCCCGGCAGCCGCGAACGAGCCCGCCCTGACACGCATTTTTTTCCAGTCGATATGAAGCATTACCGGCCTTTCATTGAAATAAGTCCATCGAGTCGGGGTCTATTTTGTACGCTCAAGATTCTGCGCGAACACCCTGAGCGTGGGCAGCGGCACTTCGCCCACCACCGTGATCCACCAGTCACCCGACCGGTCGCTCAAATGCCGCGTCAGCATCTGGGTGGCGCCCATGGTCAGATGAACTTCCTGCGTATGACGTTTGGGGTCATAGGCTTCGACAAAGAGGGAAACCGACGCCAGCCCATCCGAAAACACCCACTGCAGGGTATTGTCGGAGGCGTCGTGGGCGCCGCCTTCTGCGGCCATCGGACGCTTGTAGCAGTTCATCGGCTTGAATCCGGCCACCGGGCTTTTCAGGGCCCAGCCCTCGGCCGCCGCGGTGGTCTTGACCAGTTCTGTGGCGACGACCTTGTAGCCCGCGGTATCGCCCATCATCTGGGCCAGGGCGCTCATCTTGACCGGTGCATCAATTTGCAGATCGGAAAAGGCGGCCTGTTCGA encodes:
- the lepA gene encoding translation elongation factor 4, translating into MNHIRNFSIIAHIDHGKSTLADRLIQRCGGLADREMQAQVLDSMDIEKERGITIKAQTAALHYKALDGQIYNLNLIDTPGHVDFSYEVSRSLSACEGALLVVDASQGVEAQTVANCYTALDLGVEVVPVLNKMDLPNADPDNARAEIEDVIGIDATDAIPCSAKTGMGIDEILEAVVARIPPPRGNPAGPLRAMIIDSWFDSYVGVVMLVRVVDGRLARGERIKMMATGAMYNADSLGVFTPANETRAALEAGEVGYIIAGIRELQAAKVGDTITLIRPGTGGAAFTATEALPGFKEIQPQVFAGLYPTEANQYEGLRDSLEKLKLNDSSLYYEPEVSQALGFGFRCGFLGLLHMEIVQERLEREFDQDLITTAPSVVYQVVKADGEIVMVENPAKMPDQGRMEEIREPIVTVHLYMPQEYVGAVMTLANQKRGVQMNMAYHGRQVMLTYELPLGEIVLDFFDKLKSVSRGYASMDYEFKEYRAADVVKVDILLNGEKVDALSIIVHRSQSQYRGRAVVAKMREIISRQMYDVAIQAAIGSNIIARETIKALRKNVLAKCYGGDISRKRKLLEKQKAGKKRMKQIGSVEVPQEAFLAILQVED
- a CDS encoding DegQ family serine endoprotease, coding for MLHIDWKKMRVRAGSFAAAGALALAAGTAALVPTGPVAAQTRTLPDFTDLVEQVGPSVVNIRTLEKAPADADAGSNPDADMQEFFRRFFGVPLPGAPRQSPPRPNRSQPEEEQPRGVASGFILTTDGYIMTNAHVVDGADEVMVTLTDKREFKAKIIGADKRSDIAVVKIDATGLPAVKIGDVGKLKVGEWVMAIGSPFGLENTVTAGIVSAKQRDTGDYLPFIQTDVAINPGNSGGPLINMRGEVVGINSQIYSRSGGFMGISFAIPVDEAIRVSDQLRATGRVSRGRIGVQIDEVTKDVAESIGLGKPVGALVRGVESGSPADKAGVQPGDVITRFDGKAIDKATDLPRLVGNTKPGTRSLLTVFRRGASKDLAITIAEIEPDKTVKTTARNEKPKAASAAQSLGLSVSDLSAEQKKELKLKGGVKVDAVTDAAQRAGLREGDVIMAVANTPVSNVREFDAAVTKADKSKPVNVLFRRGDWAQYALIRQAR